Proteins encoded together in one Rossellomorea sp. y25 window:
- the murC gene encoding UDP-N-acetylmuramate--L-alanine ligase: MTIYHFVGIKGSGMSALAQILHDMDYEVQGSDVDKYFFTQKALDESNIKILPFQKENIGGDMHVIAGNAFPDTHEEIQAAVEQGLPLTRYHKFLGEFMQKFTSVAVTGAHGKTSTTGLLAHVISGAKPTSFLIGDGTGKGEVDAQYFVFEACEYRRHFLSYFPDYAIMTNIDFDHPDYFANVDDVFSAFQEMAMQVKKGIIACGDDEQLQKIQAQVPVVFYGFAEENDFQARNVSRDRSGTTFDVFVRNEFYATFKIPTFGDHNIMNALSVIAICHYEELDTAIVQERLSTFKGVKRRFSEKEVGTQILIDDYAHHPTEIKATVDSARQKYPEKEIIAVFQPHTFTRTQTFLSEFAETLSLADKVYLCEIFGSARENHGKLSINDLGSKIEGCEIIDEQDTTALLKHENAVLIFMGAGDVQKFQQAYEKTLEEQVAEN; this comes from the coding sequence ATGACTATATATCATTTCGTAGGAATTAAGGGGTCGGGTATGAGTGCTTTAGCCCAAATACTCCACGATATGGACTACGAGGTCCAAGGATCTGACGTAGATAAATATTTCTTTACTCAGAAGGCACTGGATGAATCAAATATAAAAATTCTTCCTTTCCAAAAAGAAAACATTGGAGGGGATATGCATGTGATCGCAGGAAATGCATTTCCTGACACGCATGAAGAAATTCAGGCAGCTGTCGAGCAAGGGTTACCCCTCACTAGATATCATAAATTTCTTGGAGAATTCATGCAGAAATTTACAAGTGTAGCGGTAACGGGTGCACACGGAAAAACGTCTACAACTGGTTTATTAGCACATGTCATCAGTGGTGCAAAGCCGACTTCATTTCTTATTGGGGATGGAACAGGCAAAGGTGAAGTGGATGCTCAGTACTTTGTATTTGAAGCGTGCGAATATCGCCGTCACTTCTTGTCTTATTTCCCTGACTATGCCATCATGACGAACATTGACTTTGATCATCCTGATTACTTTGCCAATGTAGATGACGTTTTCTCTGCCTTCCAGGAGATGGCGATGCAAGTGAAAAAGGGAATCATCGCATGTGGAGATGACGAACAGCTACAGAAAATCCAGGCTCAAGTGCCAGTCGTATTTTACGGCTTCGCTGAGGAAAATGACTTCCAGGCGAGAAACGTATCGCGGGACAGAAGCGGAACAACATTCGATGTGTTTGTGCGTAATGAATTTTATGCAACATTTAAAATTCCAACCTTCGGGGATCACAATATCATGAATGCTTTATCCGTCATTGCGATCTGTCATTATGAAGAGCTGGATACAGCCATCGTTCAAGAGAGATTAAGCACATTTAAAGGAGTTAAACGCCGCTTTTCTGAAAAAGAGGTGGGCACTCAAATCCTGATCGACGATTATGCTCATCACCCGACTGAAATCAAAGCAACCGTGGATTCTGCAAGACAGAAATATCCTGAAAAAGAAATCATTGCTGTCTTCCAGCCTCACACATTTACACGTACGCAAACCTTCCTTTCCGAGTTTGCAGAAACCCTGAGTCTAGCAGACAAAGTGTACTTATGTGAAATCTTCGGTTCCGCAAGGGAAAATCATGGGAAACTTTCGATCAACGATCTTGGAAGCAAGATTGAAGGATGCGAGATTATAGATGAACAAGATACGACTGCCTTACTCAAACATGAAAACGCAGTGCTGATTTTCATGGGAGCAGGAGACGTACAAAAGTTCCAACAAGCGTATGAAAAAACGCTGGAGGAACAGGTAGCAGAAAATTAA
- a CDS encoding nicotinate phosphoribosyltransferase encodes MKEIELKLQGKLNRLTNHTFKFDERIKDGWFSAVYFLKTKEIAKKYKPDAVVTMQFFQKNHAVICGTDEVIALLHSFADNPQNLEIHSLKDGDQISPFETVLTIKGRYQDFGYLEGIIDGILARRTSVATSVYNVMKAASISGKQKPVIFMGDRDDHFTQQAGDGYAAFIGGSTAQATHAMNEWWGKKGMGTMPHALIQLFNGDIVEATKAYQETFPEDELIALVDYNNDAITDSLKVAREFGPELKGVRVDTSRMMIDKYFLRNQHVLGTFDPRGVNMQLINALRQALDEEGFHHVKIVVSGGFNEDRIRQFEENQVPVDMYGVGSSLLKIHVGFTGDNVVIDGSPEAKAGRKLRPNPRLEKVEFE; translated from the coding sequence ATGAAAGAAATAGAATTGAAACTTCAAGGAAAACTCAACAGATTGACCAATCATACATTTAAGTTTGACGAAAGAATCAAGGATGGCTGGTTTTCAGCTGTTTATTTTTTGAAAACGAAGGAAATCGCCAAAAAGTATAAACCGGATGCCGTTGTCACCATGCAATTCTTTCAAAAGAATCATGCCGTTATTTGTGGAACGGATGAAGTCATTGCACTTCTACATAGTTTTGCCGATAACCCGCAAAATCTCGAGATCCACTCTTTAAAAGATGGGGATCAAATTTCACCATTTGAAACGGTACTGACCATCAAGGGACGCTACCAGGACTTTGGCTATTTGGAAGGGATCATAGATGGCATCCTGGCAAGAAGAACATCAGTGGCGACGAGTGTCTATAATGTAATGAAAGCTGCCTCTATTTCAGGTAAACAAAAACCTGTCATCTTCATGGGTGATCGAGATGATCACTTTACTCAGCAAGCCGGTGATGGATATGCAGCATTCATAGGTGGATCTACAGCTCAGGCTACCCATGCCATGAACGAATGGTGGGGGAAGAAAGGGATGGGAACCATGCCGCATGCCCTCATCCAATTATTCAATGGAGATATCGTAGAAGCCACTAAAGCTTACCAGGAAACATTTCCTGAAGACGAGCTGATCGCTCTGGTAGACTATAATAATGATGCCATTACAGACTCATTAAAGGTAGCGCGGGAGTTTGGCCCTGAATTAAAAGGGGTAAGGGTAGATACATCACGAATGATGATCGATAAATACTTCCTCCGTAATCAACACGTGCTCGGCACATTTGACCCGCGGGGAGTAAATATGCAACTCATTAATGCATTAAGACAGGCATTGGATGAAGAGGGGTTCCACCACGTCAAGATTGTGGTGTCAGGTGGATTTAACGAAGATCGTATTCGCCAGTTTGAGGAAAATCAGGTTCCGGTTGATATGTATGGAGTGGGAAGCAGTCTTCTGAAAATCCATGTCGGTTTTACAGGGGATAACGTCGTAATAGATGGTTCCCCTGAAGCCAAGGCAGGGAGAAAACTCCGTCCAAACCCCCGACTGGAAAAAGTAGAATTCGAATAG
- a CDS encoding DNA translocase FtsK — protein sequence MSWIKKMFGKLSDNDEQFEEYYDEKNDEVQHIERKKTERKNIVGSNHSRDVEARMTYQYPKGNFRFPLISDGENIERPRTNRNRRSQEKEEPAKEQKNKSRNHPSKHTKWKEEKPSVTVKTKKTPKVEKGNSRPFTPTEIPSPIYGFRGRPVKKEEQVEFELKKFLHNDEESKEVVIDHEALSAAEDSIPLEKESQEIAEAETAVEKSEKPFNHEPVEVMTNFREEHLEQHQTEDVLMVEDEVIDETTPVDEPDQKVELTEEVSQKSNERISLISELEQAPEEQHLEQEHNDSVQDEEPIQQPAYSARDEQVQEPAKAVHEIPAQEPVVQNEPPSEDNRVREESESTPPPQPPKGEEPRQRKRSHLPFNVLMLKQDKRQLDTRKARNVASKESEHQTLTQRAGEEEKKEEPVKEVNQERAAESISIQHAEEKTSQAGPVQGEEAVKSYSELSSSSKRTRDYVFPEMDYLMPPVSKEMSEEWLDSQRILLDETLHNFNVRAKVVNVTQGPSVTRFEVQPEPGVKVNKITNLSDDIKLSLAARDIRMEAPIPGKHTIGIEVPNRESRPVCISEVIASPAFQEPTSPLTAALGLDISGQPIVTDLSKMPHGLIAGATGSGKSVCINSILVSLLYKASPDELKMLLIDPKMVELAPYNRIPHLVSPVITDVKAATAALKWAVEEMERRYELFAHTGVRDIKRFNELAKRNKQYSDMLPYLVIVIDELADLMMMSPADVEEAICRIAQKARACGIHLIIATQRPSVDVITGLIKANVPTRVAFSVSSSVDSRTIIDGSGAERLLGKGDMLFLENGSSKPVRLQGTFVSDDEIDDIINHVREQREPDYLFQQDELIKKAQVTEEEDELFLEACEFVVDQGGASASALQRRFRIGYNRAARLMEMMESNGIISESRGSKPRDVLISESELETLA from the coding sequence GTGAGTTGGATTAAAAAAATGTTTGGCAAATTATCAGATAATGATGAACAATTTGAAGAGTATTATGATGAAAAAAATGATGAAGTTCAGCATATAGAACGTAAAAAAACTGAACGTAAAAATATAGTAGGGTCCAATCATTCAAGAGATGTAGAAGCAAGAATGACGTATCAATATCCTAAAGGGAATTTTCGCTTTCCCCTTATATCGGATGGGGAAAATATAGAACGTCCACGAACGAATAGAAACCGTAGAAGCCAAGAGAAGGAAGAGCCAGCCAAGGAACAAAAGAATAAGAGCCGGAACCATCCTTCTAAACATACAAAGTGGAAAGAAGAAAAACCATCGGTTACTGTCAAAACGAAGAAAACTCCTAAAGTAGAAAAAGGAAATAGCAGGCCATTTACGCCAACGGAAATTCCGTCACCTATTTATGGCTTCAGAGGAAGACCGGTGAAAAAAGAAGAGCAAGTTGAGTTCGAACTTAAGAAATTTTTACATAATGACGAAGAAAGCAAAGAAGTTGTGATTGATCATGAAGCTCTATCAGCGGCAGAGGATTCAATTCCGTTGGAAAAAGAATCACAAGAAATCGCTGAAGCTGAGACAGCTGTCGAGAAATCCGAAAAACCTTTTAACCATGAACCAGTCGAAGTGATGACGAATTTCCGGGAGGAACATCTTGAACAACATCAGACTGAAGATGTTCTAATGGTAGAAGATGAAGTTATCGATGAAACAACGCCGGTTGATGAACCGGATCAAAAAGTAGAGCTTACTGAAGAAGTTTCACAGAAATCAAATGAACGTATTTCACTTATTTCGGAACTAGAGCAAGCACCCGAAGAGCAACATTTAGAGCAGGAGCATAATGACTCTGTGCAAGATGAAGAGCCTATCCAACAGCCTGCCTATTCTGCAAGGGATGAACAAGTACAGGAACCTGCTAAAGCTGTCCACGAGATACCAGCTCAAGAACCCGTTGTACAAAATGAGCCTCCGAGCGAGGATAACCGAGTACGGGAAGAGTCGGAATCGACACCTCCTCCACAACCACCAAAGGGGGAAGAGCCTAGGCAGCGAAAGAGATCTCATCTTCCTTTTAACGTATTGATGCTGAAACAAGATAAGCGGCAGTTGGATACGCGCAAAGCTCGAAATGTGGCGAGCAAGGAAAGTGAGCACCAAACATTAACTCAGAGGGCTGGAGAAGAAGAGAAGAAGGAAGAGCCTGTAAAGGAAGTAAATCAAGAAAGGGCAGCTGAATCAATATCCATACAGCATGCAGAAGAGAAAACATCGCAAGCTGGCCCGGTTCAAGGAGAAGAAGCGGTAAAGAGTTATAGCGAATTAAGCTCATCTTCTAAAAGGACAAGAGACTACGTCTTTCCTGAAATGGATTATCTGATGCCTCCTGTATCAAAGGAAATGAGCGAAGAATGGCTTGATTCGCAAAGGATTTTACTGGACGAGACCCTTCATAATTTTAATGTGAGGGCCAAAGTAGTGAATGTCACACAAGGCCCGTCTGTCACTAGATTCGAGGTTCAACCGGAACCTGGCGTGAAGGTGAATAAAATTACCAATCTATCAGATGATATCAAGCTTAGCCTGGCTGCAAGGGATATACGAATGGAGGCCCCTATTCCAGGTAAGCATACGATTGGTATTGAAGTGCCTAACCGGGAGAGCCGGCCGGTCTGCATTAGTGAAGTCATCGCGAGTCCGGCCTTTCAAGAGCCCACTTCCCCATTGACCGCTGCTCTTGGTCTGGACATTTCCGGACAGCCGATTGTGACTGATTTAAGCAAAATGCCACACGGACTCATCGCCGGTGCTACCGGTTCAGGTAAAAGTGTATGTATCAACTCAATACTCGTGAGTCTTTTGTACAAAGCATCACCGGATGAATTGAAAATGCTCCTCATCGATCCGAAAATGGTAGAGCTTGCTCCCTATAACCGGATCCCACATCTTGTCAGTCCGGTTATAACAGATGTGAAGGCAGCTACTGCAGCTCTTAAATGGGCTGTTGAGGAAATGGAAAGAAGATACGAATTATTTGCTCATACAGGTGTACGGGATATTAAACGCTTTAATGAACTGGCTAAACGGAATAAACAATACAGCGATATGCTTCCATATCTAGTCATAGTCATTGATGAGTTAGCCGACTTGATGATGATGTCGCCGGCGGATGTTGAAGAAGCGATATGCCGAATCGCCCAAAAGGCACGTGCCTGCGGGATTCACCTGATCATTGCGACTCAACGGCCTTCAGTCGATGTTATTACAGGCTTGATTAAAGCCAATGTACCAACACGAGTGGCGTTTTCCGTTTCATCAAGCGTCGATTCAAGAACAATCATTGATGGGAGCGGTGCTGAAAGGCTATTGGGTAAAGGTGATATGCTCTTCCTGGAAAATGGTTCATCGAAGCCGGTCCGCTTACAGGGAACCTTCGTGTCCGATGACGAAATCGATGACATCATCAATCATGTAAGAGAGCAAAGAGAACCGGATTACCTCTTTCAACAGGATGAATTAATCAAGAAAGCACAAGTTACCGAGGAAGAAGATGAATTATTTTTAGAAGCATGTGAATTTGTCGTCGACCAGGGTGGGGCTTCTGCTTCGGCCTTGCAGCGCAGATTCAGAATCGGCTATAACCGGGCGGCGAGATTGATGGAAATGATGGAGAGTAATGGAATCATTTCAGAGTCCAGAGGCAGTAAACCAAGGGATGTCCTGATTTCCGAAAGTGAATTGGAGACTCTGGCATAG
- the ytpR gene encoding YtpR family tRNA-binding protein, translating to MNVFYNLEGIGDTLIVTMHPGFEGEVQHERKEDAARLFDEKTGKTLGYNLFHASKYMDLSEVGPVEMNEEKLQLINEAIKKNGFDEVLEADFSPKFVVGFVSEKEKHPNADKLNICTVDVGDETLQIVCGAPNVDKGQKVVVAKVGAVMPSGMVIKDAELRGVASSGMICSAKELALPDAPQEKGILVLEDTYQVGQPFTA from the coding sequence ATGAACGTATTTTATAACTTAGAAGGTATTGGTGATACCCTGATCGTTACAATGCATCCAGGGTTTGAGGGAGAAGTTCAGCATGAAAGAAAAGAAGATGCAGCACGTTTGTTTGATGAGAAAACAGGGAAAACACTTGGGTATAACCTATTCCATGCATCAAAGTATATGGATTTAAGTGAAGTGGGACCTGTCGAAATGAATGAAGAGAAGCTCCAATTGATCAATGAAGCCATCAAGAAGAACGGTTTCGATGAAGTATTGGAAGCAGACTTTTCACCAAAATTCGTGGTAGGATTTGTGTCTGAAAAAGAAAAGCATCCAAACGCAGATAAATTGAACATTTGTACCGTGGATGTTGGGGATGAAACCCTGCAAATCGTGTGTGGCGCCCCTAATGTTGACAAAGGACAAAAAGTCGTTGTTGCGAAAGTTGGAGCTGTCATGCCAAGCGGAATGGTCATCAAAGATGCAGAGCTTCGCGGAGTGGCCTCATCAGGCATGATTTGTTCTGCCAAAGAACTGGCACTTCCAGATGCTCCCCAAGAAAAAGGGATCCTCGTTCTTGAAGATACTTACCAAGTAGGTCAGCCATTCACAGCTTAA
- a CDS encoding DUF1444 domain-containing protein, with amino-acid sequence MDIKKLKGILQERLEKPNRTFTYDRDKDSLRIENTDTNKGITVALPPIVSKWKENNKSIIDEVVYYVEEALNVMGTGADIGNKEKKVFPVIRSTSFATESNEGVALVTDDHTAETRIYYAVDLGKTYRLLDENMLKAEGWTHEQMKETALFNVRSLPTEMKKDEVAGNIFYFLNNNDGYDASRILNDAFLKQVSNDVQGEMTVSVPHQDVLVIGDIRNETGYDVLAQLTMSFFTTGNVPITALSFVYEEGELEPIFILAKNRKKEREKK; translated from the coding sequence TTGGACATAAAAAAGCTAAAAGGTATACTCCAGGAACGATTAGAGAAACCAAATCGTACGTTTACATATGATCGAGATAAGGATTCACTGAGAATTGAGAACACCGATACTAATAAAGGCATTACCGTAGCCCTGCCTCCTATCGTATCTAAATGGAAAGAAAACAATAAGTCGATTATCGATGAAGTGGTCTATTATGTTGAGGAAGCTTTAAATGTAATGGGAACTGGAGCAGATATTGGGAACAAAGAGAAAAAAGTGTTTCCAGTGATCCGTTCCACTTCTTTTGCAACCGAATCCAATGAAGGGGTTGCCCTCGTTACGGATGATCATACAGCTGAAACGCGTATCTATTATGCTGTTGACCTTGGGAAAACGTACCGCCTTTTAGATGAAAATATGCTAAAGGCTGAAGGATGGACTCACGAGCAAATGAAGGAAACCGCCTTATTCAATGTAAGAAGCTTGCCGACAGAAATGAAAAAGGATGAAGTAGCAGGAAACATCTTCTATTTTCTGAACAATAATGATGGATATGATGCAAGTCGAATATTGAATGACGCTTTCTTAAAACAAGTCAGCAATGATGTTCAAGGTGAAATGACCGTATCGGTACCTCATCAGGATGTGCTGGTCATCGGGGATATTCGCAATGAAACAGGTTATGATGTCCTGGCTCAACTAACGATGAGCTTCTTTACAACAGGAAATGTACCAATTACGGCACTTTCCTTTGTGTATGAAGAGGGAGAATTAGAGCCGATCTTCATTCTGGCAAAAAATCGCAAAAAGGAAAGGGAGAAGAAATAA
- a CDS encoding thioredoxin family protein, which produces MRKLESVEEFHQLKENGKHVFMFSADWCPDCRIIEPILPEIESQYSEYTFLYVDRDQFIDLCIELDIFGIPSFLAYGDGRELGRFVSKDRKSKEQIEDFMNSLAL; this is translated from the coding sequence ATGCGCAAGCTTGAATCAGTGGAAGAATTCCATCAGTTGAAAGAAAACGGCAAGCATGTATTTATGTTTTCTGCAGACTGGTGTCCCGATTGCCGGATCATCGAGCCAATCCTTCCGGAAATCGAGAGCCAATATTCAGAGTACACATTCCTATACGTAGATCGAGATCAATTTATTGATCTGTGCATTGAATTGGATATCTTCGGAATTCCAAGCTTTCTGGCATACGGAGACGGCCGTGAACTGGGGCGTTTCGTAAGCAAGGACCGGAAATCAAAAGAACAAATCGAGGACTTTATGAACTCATTAGCTTTGTAA
- a CDS encoding PTS sugar transporter subunit IIC: protein MREFLKSKGITLSAKVYFIDALSYMALGLFSSLIIGLIIKTIGEQLPISPGLSEFFIEMGGLAISLMGPAIGVAIAFGLGAPPLVLFAAVVTGAAGASLGGPAGAYVAAVISTEIGKLVSKTTKVDIIVTPFVTILGGFTTAYFIGPGIADFMSMFGSWISWATEQRPIIMGILVAALMGLALTAPISSAAIALMLELNGVAAGAATIGCAAQMVGFAVISYRENKVGGLIAQGIGTSMLQVPNIIRNPRILIPPTVAGMILAPIGTTIWLMENNAAGAGMGTSGFVGQIMTFKTMGFSWDVTMKVLLLHIVGPAFISLLISEYMRKLGWIKPNQMTIETGGK from the coding sequence GTGAGAGAATTCTTAAAGAGTAAAGGCATTACATTATCTGCAAAGGTTTATTTCATAGATGCGTTAAGCTATATGGCATTAGGGTTGTTCAGTTCGTTGATCATCGGATTAATCATTAAGACGATCGGGGAACAACTTCCAATTTCCCCTGGTTTAAGTGAATTTTTCATAGAGATGGGCGGTCTGGCAATCAGCTTGATGGGTCCCGCGATTGGGGTAGCGATTGCCTTTGGTCTCGGGGCTCCACCCCTAGTCCTATTTGCTGCGGTGGTAACGGGAGCAGCCGGCGCGAGCTTAGGTGGGCCGGCGGGAGCTTATGTAGCGGCTGTCATATCCACGGAAATCGGCAAGCTTGTCAGCAAAACAACGAAAGTGGATATCATTGTCACTCCATTCGTCACCATCCTTGGCGGATTCACAACAGCTTATTTTATCGGACCGGGAATCGCTGACTTTATGAGTATGTTTGGAAGCTGGATCAGCTGGGCGACAGAGCAAAGACCGATTATTATGGGTATTTTGGTTGCCGCCCTCATGGGTCTTGCATTGACGGCCCCAATCTCAAGCGCAGCCATCGCCCTTATGCTTGAGTTGAACGGGGTGGCTGCCGGCGCTGCTACGATTGGATGTGCTGCCCAAATGGTAGGCTTTGCTGTCATCAGCTATAGGGAGAATAAAGTGGGGGGATTGATTGCACAAGGAATAGGTACTTCGATGCTTCAAGTGCCTAATATTATCCGAAACCCCCGAATCCTTATTCCCCCGACCGTTGCGGGCATGATATTGGCACCCATCGGAACCACTATTTGGTTAATGGAAAACAATGCAGCTGGCGCTGGAATGGGAACAAGTGGTTTTGTTGGTCAAATCATGACTTTTAAAACGATGGGATTCAGCTGGGATGTAACCATGAAGGTCCTTCTGTTGCATATTGTTGGACCTGCATTCATAAGCCTGTTAATATCTGAATATATGCGTAAACTAGGTTGGATTAAACCTAATCAAATGACGATTGAAACAGGGGGAAAATAA
- a CDS encoding YtoQ family protein, with amino-acid sequence MEFTVYLAGEIHSSWRNDLKGKAKELDLPLSFVGPMENHERSDAIGEEILGEQPNKILRDEAASSINNLRTELLMKKADVVIALFGEKYKQWNTAMDASTAITLGKPLILIRPEELHHPLKELSNKASVTVTNIDQAINTLSYIFETE; translated from the coding sequence ATGGAATTTACAGTGTATCTAGCAGGAGAAATACATAGTTCTTGGAGAAACGATCTTAAAGGGAAAGCCAAAGAGCTTGATCTCCCTCTATCTTTCGTCGGACCGATGGAAAATCACGAACGTTCCGATGCTATCGGAGAAGAAATCCTTGGTGAACAACCAAATAAAATTCTCCGCGATGAGGCAGCTTCGAGCATTAACAATCTTCGAACAGAGCTACTGATGAAAAAGGCCGATGTAGTGATTGCCTTGTTTGGAGAAAAATACAAACAGTGGAATACTGCAATGGATGCGAGCACCGCCATCACACTTGGAAAGCCCCTTATCCTTATTCGTCCTGAAGAACTACACCATCCGTTAAAAGAGCTTTCCAATAAGGCAAGTGTTACAGTGACAAACATAGATCAAGCCATTAACACGTTATCGTATATTTTCGAAACCGAATAA
- a CDS encoding peptide MFS transporter encodes MSSMNKQKIVDSVPQKGFFGHPKGLFTLFFTEFWERFSYYGMRAILVFYMYYEVSKGGLGLEQNTALAIMSIYGSLVYMSGVIGGWLADRIFGTSKAVFYGGIFIMFGHIALSFPGSLAMFFVSMVLIVVGTGLLKPNVSTVVGEMYSESDTRRDAAFSIFYMGINLGAFIAPLIVGKLMETKGFHWGFAVAAIGMFLGLVVFMATKKKNLGLAGTYVPNPLAPAEKKKYGLIAGLVVVGLAIILGITIPAGLFTLNVFINLVGIFGIVVPTIYFIVMYYSPKTTETERSRVIAYIPLFIAAVMFWAIQEQGSTILAVYADKRTDLEFMGISISPAWFQSLNPLFIILLAPVFAWMWVKLGDRQPSIPKKFSFGLLFAGLSFLVILLPAYFGGEDSLVSPLWLVLSYLIVVLGELCLSPVGLSATTKLAPEAFSAQTMSLWFLASAAAQALNAQLVRFYTPETETMYFGAIGGMAIVLSIALFLLSPKIQAYMKGVK; translated from the coding sequence ATGTCATCAATGAATAAACAGAAAATTGTGGATAGTGTCCCTCAAAAAGGTTTCTTTGGACATCCAAAGGGATTATTCACTTTATTCTTCACAGAATTTTGGGAGCGCTTTTCCTATTACGGAATGCGTGCCATCCTCGTATTCTACATGTACTATGAGGTTTCAAAAGGCGGTCTGGGCCTTGAGCAAAACACAGCCTTAGCAATCATGTCGATCTATGGTTCACTTGTATATATGTCCGGAGTAATCGGAGGCTGGCTGGCAGATAGAATATTCGGAACTTCGAAAGCCGTCTTCTACGGTGGAATATTCATCATGTTTGGTCATATTGCTCTATCATTTCCAGGAAGTTTAGCCATGTTCTTTGTTTCGATGGTATTGATCGTTGTCGGAACAGGATTATTAAAACCGAACGTTTCAACTGTTGTCGGTGAAATGTATAGCGAAAGTGACACTCGACGCGATGCAGCTTTCAGTATTTTCTATATGGGTATCAACCTTGGTGCATTCATTGCTCCACTGATTGTCGGTAAGCTTATGGAAACAAAAGGATTCCATTGGGGATTCGCGGTAGCAGCGATCGGTATGTTCTTAGGTCTTGTTGTCTTTATGGCGACAAAGAAAAAGAACCTTGGTCTTGCGGGTACGTATGTTCCAAATCCACTTGCACCAGCTGAAAAGAAAAAGTATGGTTTAATCGCAGGATTAGTCGTTGTTGGTCTTGCCATCATTTTAGGTATTACGATTCCAGCAGGCCTATTTACATTAAACGTATTCATCAATTTAGTAGGTATCTTCGGTATCGTCGTTCCAACCATTTACTTTATTGTGATGTACTATAGTCCGAAAACAACAGAAACTGAACGTTCAAGGGTAATAGCTTATATCCCGCTATTTATTGCAGCGGTTATGTTCTGGGCGATTCAAGAACAAGGGTCAACCATCCTTGCAGTTTACGCTGATAAGAGAACTGACCTTGAATTCATGGGAATCAGCATTTCACCAGCCTGGTTCCAATCATTAAACCCGTTATTTATTATTCTATTAGCTCCAGTATTTGCATGGATGTGGGTGAAACTGGGTGATCGTCAACCATCGATTCCAAAGAAATTCTCATTTGGTCTATTGTTTGCCGGTTTATCATTCTTAGTGATCCTATTACCTGCCTACTTCGGGGGAGAAGATTCACTAGTAAGTCCATTATGGCTAGTACTTAGTTACCTCATCGTTGTACTTGGTGAGCTATGCTTATCACCAGTCGGTCTTTCTGCCACGACGAAGCTTGCTCCAGAAGCATTCTCTGCTCAAACAATGAGTCTTTGGTTCTTGGCTTCTGCTGCTGCACAGGCGTTGAATGCACAGCTTGTACGTTTCTACACACCTGAAACAGAAACGATGTACTTTGGTGCAATCGGAGGGATGGCAATCGTATTGAGTATTGCTCTATTCCTGCTTTCACCTAAGATTCAGGCATACATGAAAGGTGTAAAATAA
- a CDS encoding DUF84 family protein has translation MLKVAIGTTNPAKVQAIQKAFNEQYEDVLFECLKTESHVSEQPFSDQETIEGALNRAKNVLRASDSEIGIGLEGGVTESLYGMFVCNWGALVDRSGNEIIGGGARISLPKEISSKLKAGKELGPLMDEYTQKSGVRKKEGAIGVFTNGLITREAMFLHVVQLLIGQWQFRNKV, from the coding sequence TTGTTAAAAGTAGCAATTGGAACGACCAACCCTGCAAAGGTACAAGCCATTCAAAAGGCATTCAACGAACAATACGAGGACGTTCTTTTCGAGTGTCTCAAAACAGAGTCTCATGTAAGTGAGCAGCCTTTTTCTGATCAAGAGACGATCGAAGGTGCGCTAAATCGAGCGAAGAACGTATTACGGGCATCAGATAGTGAGATTGGTATTGGTCTTGAAGGGGGAGTGACGGAATCACTATATGGAATGTTTGTCTGTAACTGGGGTGCTCTTGTGGATCGCAGCGGGAACGAAATCATCGGGGGAGGTGCCAGGATTTCCTTACCTAAAGAAATCAGCAGCAAGTTAAAGGCTGGGAAAGAGCTGGGACCCCTGATGGACGAGTATACTCAAAAGTCTGGGGTTAGAAAAAAAGAAGGTGCTATCGGTGTGTTTACGAACGGGCTCATTACAAGAGAGGCCATGTTCCTGCACGTGGTTCAGCTGTTGATAGGCCAGTGGCAGTTCAGGAATAAGGTGTAG